Proteins encoded in a region of the Mucispirillum schaedleri ASF457 genome:
- a CDS encoding chaperone NapD has protein sequence MIIAASVLYFDEKKYDEVLKLLEKYDNIETHQQDIENGKMVITIEAENNKAIEYIEQDFIKQDFIVDLAHFAFHFGEEVEKVLAGGKVPDFDITKPFSRKRLQ, from the coding sequence ATGATTATTGCAGCAAGTGTATTATATTTTGATGAAAAAAAATATGATGAAGTTTTAAAATTATTAGAAAAATATGATAATATAGAAACTCACCAGCAGGATATAGAAAATGGAAAAATGGTTATCACTATTGAAGCTGAAAATAATAAAGCTATAGAATATATAGAGCAGGATTTTATTAAACAGGATTTTATTGTAGATTTAGCCCATTTTGCTTTTCATTTTGGTGAAGAAGTAGAAAAAGTTTTAGCTGGTGGAAAAGTGCCTGATTTTGACATTACTAAACCGTTTAGCAGGAAAAGGCTGCAATGA
- a CDS encoding 4Fe-4S dicluster domain-containing protein, with translation MSIWEEIKNILNNFPLKSSYQINRMRPPGSCDEQMFMKLCVRCARCVEACPYRVLRRSSATKNGEIGTPYIYADVAGCQLCMKCTSVCPTGAIDSSTVEMQQAAIGVARINEDTCMNYLYSKVESGEIEPTGSMAICNSCLNSCPLREEAIYLKDGIIPSITEKCTGCGLCVERCPVKPVKAIAVIPKGMPDAETAGYFHYLKRIGK, from the coding sequence ATGAGTATATGGGAAGAAATAAAAAATATACTAAATAATTTTCCACTTAAAAGTTCATATCAAATAAACCGTATGCGTCCACCGGGTTCATGTGATGAACAAATGTTTATGAAACTGTGTGTTAGGTGTGCAAGATGTGTGGAAGCATGCCCTTACAGAGTATTACGCCGTTCTTCTGCTACAAAAAATGGTGAAATAGGCACCCCTTATATTTATGCAGATGTTGCAGGATGTCAGCTGTGCATGAAATGCACAAGTGTATGTCCAACAGGAGCAATAGACAGCTCAACAGTTGAAATGCAGCAGGCAGCAATAGGTGTCGCAAGAATAAATGAAGATACATGTATGAATTATCTTTATTCAAAAGTAGAATCTGGTGAAATAGAGCCAACAGGCAGTATGGCAATATGCAATTCTTGTTTGAATTCATGTCCTTTAAGAGAAGAAGCAATATACTTAAAAGATGGAATAATCCCTTCAATTACAGAAAAATGCACAGGATGCGGCTTGTGTGTTGAAAGATGCCCTGTTAAGCCTGTTAAAGCCATTGCAGTTATACCAAAAGGTATGCCTGATGCAGAAACAGCAGGATATTTTCATTATTTAAAAAGGATTGGTAAATAA
- a CDS encoding 4Fe-4S binding protein, protein MNKLRKIMQFMFLAPLFIVPILNLLEIYFIKGTYISLDIGGLSISDPVAVLQALFISHSVRPVMLASVAIPALIVILFGRIWCSWACPYYLMLDGFEKLRKKLKMKPLKPKYSPEIKRKANISRLAVFIIGLIIVGIAGIPLMYLISPPSIMSSQAVLLIKYTYITAEFILLPVLVIIEFFFGYRIWCRYVCPTGTCLSLMQSKFSMHVEYSGNCSKCQKCVQICPMILDPKTDNLSSACNNCGECISSCPDNQKKPTLYFKSH, encoded by the coding sequence ATGAATAAATTAAGAAAAATAATGCAGTTTATGTTTTTAGCCCCATTATTTATTGTTCCAATACTTAATCTGCTTGAAATATATTTTATTAAGGGCACATATATTTCTCTTGATATTGGCGGGCTTTCTATTTCTGACCCTGTGGCTGTGCTGCAGGCACTTTTTATATCGCACAGTGTCCGCCCTGTTATGCTTGCTTCTGTTGCAATTCCTGCATTAATAGTTATACTTTTTGGCAGAATATGGTGCAGCTGGGCATGCCCTTACTATCTTATGCTTGATGGATTTGAAAAATTAAGAAAAAAATTAAAAATGAAGCCATTGAAGCCAAAATATAGCCCTGAAATTAAAAGAAAAGCTAATATATCAAGACTTGCTGTATTTATTATTGGTCTTATTATTGTGGGAATAGCAGGTATACCTTTAATGTATCTTATTTCTCCACCGTCTATTATGAGCTCACAGGCAGTGCTTTTAATAAAATATACATATATAACTGCAGAATTTATACTGCTTCCTGTGCTTGTTATTATAGAATTTTTCTTCGGATATAGAATATGGTGCAGATATGTATGCCCAACAGGCACATGTTTAAGCCTTATGCAGTCAAAATTTTCCATGCATGTAGAATATTCTGGAAACTGCTCAAAATGCCAGAAATGTGTTCAGATATGTCCTATGATATTAGACCCTAAAACAGATAATCTTTCTTCTGCCTGCAATAACTGCGGAGAGTGTATTTCTTCATGCCCTGATAACCAGAAAAAGCCTACTCTTTATTTTAAATCGCATTAA